One genomic segment of Erythrolamprus reginae isolate rEryReg1 chromosome 2, rEryReg1.hap1, whole genome shotgun sequence includes these proteins:
- the HDAC7 gene encoding histone deacetylase 7 isoform X17 — translation MGSGYSHTRTQAGVCAATAKPLLTLPAAGGGQGVLLHDFHRAQIIRRLQVDSQPEATEPIYKIPKVQDALAADHSSVHQKAGHANIHRPQGGLLACPNTSGSPQIPAILHRGTALPIQSHAVRPVIGPSNVYQALGRVDRQPTGSIHQTYGLPGRYTHFVQVQNKGRERSYRDTAYARTPRIHSQCGEKPIDTYYQAPTLGSDYRYSGRHCVTITGETGQYQTIDSQYPTGPSTAFLAVQAARNPSICNWHRSMGQIPYQDIAMVPFTGSENQGESFSQTGSFAPEGQGLPEMVDIDSNQQGISIPDRGPDNSNNRCQPYRMGCPRRSSHGSGTVDDRGPYIGQHKLPGIKSGILGSTDIYTSGSTSARVSAYGQRGDQGPPESSGGHKVTASHGRDGGSLHVGRTTSTVPNSRAHCGRQQYASGLAESVHLGPVRVEVGPKPFSTNSTTVWPSAGGSLRQLPEHPASKVLLSFSTARSGGDQRSPDILAAGTAVRVPANKSDTTSGGQTPAREGGGVASSPSLASAAMVLRPGGTVGVPAMEDPGLPDITQPRGTSTSRPPVASTDRLAFERVRLQGLKLPEKVIETMQAARRPSTSRIYQSTWAAFCSFCDKRNFNIEQASVITVLEFLQTGLDRGLAPNTLKRHVAALATIIRVEGVRSLTYHPWVKDFLRGASNQHSPPIRRFPSWDLQLVLKALTKPPFEPLRSIPLRLLSLKTAFLVAITSARRVSELAALSVRPDLCIFYPDRVVLRLDPSFIPKVNSEFHKKQELILPDFCTHGSHPSELRWHKIDVRRAVKIYIRRTEGCRKFALQITEKERKIKRDLEFHRRPLVVGSGNVLRRHTEPVTNRYHQE, via the exons ATGGGCTCTGGCTACAGTCACACAAGGACTCAGGCTGGAGTTTGTGCAGCCACCGCCAAGCCGCTTCTTACACTGCCCGCAGCCGGAGgagggcaaggggttctactccatgattttcatcgtgcccaaatcatcaggaggctgcaggttgattctcaacctgaagcaactgaacctatttataaaataccgaaggttcaggatgcactcgctGCAGACCATTCTAGCGTCCATCAGAAAGCGGGACACGCTAACAtccatagacctcaaggaggccTACTTGCATGTCCCAATACATCCGGATCACCGCAGATTCCTGCGATTTTGCACCGAGGGACGGCACTTCCAATACagagccatgccgttcggcctgtcatcggcccctcGAACGTTTACCAAGCTCTTGGACGTGTTGACCGCCAGCCTACGGGCTCGATCCATCAGACttatggcctacctggacgatataCTCATTTTGTCCAGGTCCAGAATAAGGGCAGAGAGAGATCTTATCGAGACACTGCGTACGCTAGAACTCCACGGATTCACagtcaatgtggagaaaagccaaTTGACACCTACTACCAAGCTCCTACACTTGGGAGCGATTATAGATACTCAGGAAGGCACTGTGTCACTATCACAGGAGAGACAGGACAATATCAAACAATTGATAGCCAGTATCCAACGGGGCCCAGTACAGCTTTCCTTGCTGTCCAAGCTGCTAGGAACCCTAGTATCTGCAATTGGCATCGTTCCATGGGCCAGATTCCATATCAGGACATTGCAATGGTTCCTTTTACCGGTTCAGAGAACCAAGGAGAGTCATTCTCACAAACGGGTTCATTTGCCCCGGAAGGTCAAGGACTCCCTGAAATGGTGGACATCGACAGCAATCAGCAGGGGATCTCCATTCCAGACAGGGGACCAGATAATTCTAACAACCGATGCCAGCCTTACCGGATGGGGTGCCCACGTCGgagctcacatggctcagggACTGTGGACGACAGAGGACCTTACATCGGGCAACATAAACTTCCTGGAATTAAGAGCGGTATTCTTGGCTCTACAGACATTTACACCTCTGGTTCAACATCAGCACGTGTTAGTGCTTACGGACAAcgtggcgaccagggcccacctgaatcatcaggggggcacaAGGTCACGGCGTCTCATGGAAGAGACGGAGGCTCTCTTCATGTGGGCCGAACAACATCTACGGTCCCTAACAGCAGAGCACATTGCGGGCGTCAGCAATACGcaagcggactggctgagtcggTCCACCTTGGACCAGTCAGAGTGGAGGTTGGACCCAAACCTTTTTCAACAAATAGTACAACGGTTTGGCCTTCCGCTGGTGGATCTCTTCGCCAGCTCCCGGAACACCCAGCTTCCAAGGTTCTACTCTCGTTTTCCACAGCCAGGAGCGGAGGAGATCAACGCTCTCCGGACATACTGGCCGCCGGGACTGCTGTACGCGTTCCCGCCAACAAATCTGATACCACGAGTGGTGGACAAACTCCTGCGAGAGAGGGCGGAGGTGTTGCTAGTAGCCCCTCATTGGCCTCGGCGGCcatggttctccgacctggtggcactgTCGGTGTCCCCGCCATGGAGGATCCCGGACTGCCTGATATCACTCAGCCAAGGGGAACTTCAACATCCCGacccccagtggcttcaactgaccgtttggcatTTGAACGGGTCAGGCTACAAGGATTGAAactaccagagaaggtcattgaGACAATGCAGGCTGCAAGACGTCCATCTACTTCACGGATCTATCAATcgacatgggcggccttttgcagttTCTGCGACAAAAGGAACTTCAATATTGAGCAGGCTTCGGTCATTACAGTCCTGGAGTTTTTGCAGACGGGTCTTGATCGAGGACTAGCGCCCAACACCCTAAAACGACATGTGGCAGCACTCGCAACCATAATACGAGTGGAAGGAGTAAGATCATTGACTTACCATCCTTGGGTGAAGGATTTTCTGCGGGGAGCTTCGAATCAACACTCCCCACCGATCCGGCGGTTTCCCTCTTGGGACCTCCAGTTGGTCCTCAAGGCCTTGACGAAACCGCCGTTTGAGCCCCTAAGATCTATCCCACTGAGACTACTGTCACTTAAAACAGCCTTTCTAGTGGCAATTACGTCGGCTCGGAGAGTGTCAGAGTTGGCGGCCTTGTCGGTTCGCCCTGACCTTTGTATCTTTTACCCAGACCGAGTGGTGTTGAGATTAGATCCGTCCTTTATACCGAAGGTCAACTCGGAATTTCATAAGAAACAGGAATTAATTCTCCCAGACTTCTGTACACACGGCAGCCACCCGTCGGAATTGAGGTGGCATAAGATcgatgtacgccgtgcggtcaagatttataTCAGACGCACAGAAGGTTGTCGgaaatttgcacttcagatcacagagaaggagaggaag ATAAAGAGGGACTTGGAGTTTCATCGGcgtccattagtcgttggatcagggaatGTATTGCGGAGGCATACAGAGCCCGTAACCAACCGGTACCACCAGGAGTGA